The Zea mays cultivar B73 chromosome 7, Zm-B73-REFERENCE-NAM-5.0, whole genome shotgun sequence DNA segment GGCTATCACATCCGGAACGCTGCCCGCTGTGTGATCAGAAACCTGAAAATATTAATCATCTATTGGTTGCTTGTGTTTTCACCAAGCAATTCTGGTTTGAGTTTCTCAAAGATGGTGGTTTGCAGGAGTTCTGTCCGCTGAAGGATGATCTCTCTTTTGAATCTTGGTGGAGGAGCAGCAGCTCTAGAATGCCTGATCAGATGGAAAAATGTTTTAACTCATTGGTGATCTTAGGTGCCTGGGTTGTATAGAAGCATAGGAATAAGTGTGTTTTTTATGGGTGCAGTCCTAGTTTAGCTGTCGCCCTACGGGTGGCAAGGGAGGAGGCTTTGTATTGGTCCTTGGCAGGAGCAAAAGCTCTGTCCTCCCACCAGGTTGGAGAACTGTTTGTGTAACAGAGCTCTAGGTCGTTGTTTTATTTTATGTAATCCTAGGTGGGGTGTGTGAGCTCTGCTGTACCGGGGATCTTTTTCCCTTTGgttttttttctctctttttAATATATTAGTGCACACTGCACAGCTCACCTGCGTATTTGAGAAAAAAAAGAACCAGCATTCATGCCCTTAATTTCCACTAACTGAATATTTCGTAAAGCTTAAGCATGTATTTGGCTCTAGGGCACAAGCAACATTTATAGTAATAGTAGCTGCAGAATCATGTATAGGCTACAACTGTACCATGCTTATGCCTTTGGAAACAGTGTCTAGTAATCTCACAAAAGAACAGAAAAGAAATAAGAGAGTAATACTGTATAGTACAGCACAATAGAATAATTGAAGTAAAATGGGTTGAAGTTAAAACCTTGTTCATTGAGCATCATCcatttattcattttcctttgacACCTTAGAACCTACAGGGTATACAATGCAAACTTTGGATATTACTATAGTCAAATTCCCCAAAGATGGACTTCGTCTTCCACCGTGTGGTATTAAATCTTTAGTAATTAGTATGGTAATACTCAAATTCAAATTGTAGCATCTTATGTCCAGATTTCAGAATTCTTAAGGGACATTACTAATTTAGTAGTTATCTATTCCTGTTTTATTAATGAATTTTACAGTTTCTGGATATTTAGGTTACATAAACAGGCCACTGTCAATTACTATCTCCAGTAAAAAAATATCTGACAAATATAACTTTGCAGTATCTTCGATGCATACCTTGGACCAGTAATATCTTCTAGCATTTGTTCTTAAATCTTCCGAATTTATGAGATTTTGCAAATGCTTTCCAATACGAATCTACATACATATCTTGCATGTTTTGAAACTAAATAATTTAAGGTCCCGTTTGTTTTCTTTCAtttcgaggaattggaatcttactaatgcaataggctatttttttagaTGTGACAtttcaccactttccaaagttatcatataagactatctcaaattcatggggtgagaaatgaaaattgattctatagttttacatactatttttccgatgtacaacttatagcacattcttctacttgcttcgctataacataaatgtagtatataactatctctctcatatgatttaggataatatacaaatatattatatatataaatatatgaacttaattagttttgtctaaattataattattaaaatggaattgaattccaacgaaacaaacggggcctaaaggTAATTGATGTTTGTAGTTTTTCCAGTTACCAGAGGGAGTACTTTCTGGAATAGATCAAAATGACCTGAATAGACAGAGACCCAGATGCAATGAGATTTTAAGTCATGATTTACCATCTGATAAAAAGATCTAGTAGTTATAGCATTTGTCGCACATGTACCAGGCCAAACACATGGACCATCTCCTGAATTCTTCCCCTTCCAGGGGGCATCATGTTAGTAATTTCATTCTTTAAAAATCTTCCTTTTATCATGTTTTGCCTCCATCATGGAAAATAGTTGGGTTCAATTAAGTTTCTCTACACGAAGTACTTCAGTTGTAACGATGTTGTGGGGAGAGATGTTATGACCAGCCGCCACAACAGGCGCCAGACAACAGCAGAGGCGGCGGGCAACAATAGGCATGCAGATTAGTTAGATAAGAATTAGAAGATTAAGGAGATAAGGTTTCttagagaggaaagaggggatcTCATGCAGATTAGTTAGATAAGGATTAGAAGATCAAGGAGATAAGGTTTGTTAGAGAGAAAAGAGGGGATCTCAGATTTTATCTCTTTAGATAAGGACCCGAAGAGAGTATAAATACTTGTAAGCACCACTCTATATGAATTAAGCAGAAAACTATTTAACCTACTTCCTCCAAAGGAAGCAGGCGTGTTTTCCTCTCCCAAAGTCATTGTCCAGCGTCCGCCGAAAAACAGCGCGGCCACAGCACCCCTGCGCCAGTCCACCGCGCACCCATTCACGGCGCCCTGCCCAGACCGCAACGCCTCACTCCTACAATCTGTGCAGTCTCTCTGATAGGAGCTCTAATCCTATCAAACGTAGTTCAACTTCAACACCAGTCCGGATATGCAGCTGTTGAAGCTTCTCGAAAGTATGAATAAACCCATCAAATCCTTACATGACGTCCCTATCCTAAACATGAAATTTAATCTTTCTAGACCCCTAAATAAGAGATTAGTCATGATCCCAGTCCAATTGGCGGTATCGACATCCACATTAGTGCAATCAGAAGTTTGTACCTAGTACCTTGAATAGGAGCACACATGATGCAACAAATAAACCACAAGGTCAGTCCATCCATGATTGCTCTATTATAATGTTATGCAGCAAAGTCTGAGCATGTTCTCAACTGAGTACTGACCTTGGAAGTAACTCAGAGATGTAAAGTAAAGCTACTAAATTCATGCAAGATACTCTAAAAGCTATATTAGAATCAACAACAAAAATGTTGAACAATGACCACACCTAACATTAACAACAAAAGCCAAAGCCTGAGCTAGTAATGTCATGGTAACCTTTTAGGATGGAAACCAAAAGCAATAAATGACTGTCATACCTCCAAGAAGtgccattcttcttctttcaaatcAAACTTTTCAGTATGGTGATCAATGAACTGGAGCTGAATTTATGCAAAGAAAATACAAAATACTCATAAGAAATAATATAATTTATAGTGTCAAAGTAATCTGTTAATAAACTTACAGTATGCATTTTAGTTCCTTGATCGAAGTCAACTATCCAACATCCAACATACCTGAAGGAATAATATTGGGAAAGACAAGATTAAAAATCCACAATAAAAATATCACAACAATAAGAAGACATCGATCAAGTTCGTCAATCAGATAGGCACTGAAACATTATAAAAACATATGTATACACTCAAAGGCAATGAATAATCAAACACTGAAGGAAGGTGAAATGTATTCTTTTAGGAAGTCCTCAAAGGCAGTCCCCTCTTTACATTAACAATGAGTACACTAACCAAATCGATGGATAAAGTTGGAAAATCGTAAAACTTGTATATATAACTAACAGAGTGAACAAGACTGATTATCGAGGCCTACATTTTTTGTCGTGGATGCCACAGACGAAGAAACTGCTGTATGCAATTCTCACAACTTGTTTTCCTCTTTTTCTTCTTGGTACGATGATTCTGTGAGCTTCCTGAATACTTTGTTGTGCCTAGCATTTTTCTGCACTTTGAAGATCCACAATGACAAACCTGAGCTGCTCCAAACTGGACAAATCTGTACATTATGCTAAGACATCAGAGACAGTCAACAGTTTCGCATacaccaaactaaagatcaaaatGGGTGAAACAACTTTGCCAAAAGTTAAAAGGATTTCAAAGATGGGATCAGTGGGGAATGGGATGGACATACTTATAGTCATATGTCAGCTCCTCCCCTATCTTTATGTCACGAAGTGCAAAAATTCCAACCCTGGTCTCTCCATCAACAGTCCTGAAATAACATGATGCTAGTGTCATGTTTCATGTTCATCAATAGAGGTCATCAAAGTAGAGCATATatagagtataactaaccatttctGCATCGCTGTGTTTGGTTCACAACTATGGTTTATAAATCGGGACAGGTTTCCCTTGTTTGTTGCATCAATGACCATATTACTGCTGACCTCACAAAGGTAGAAGTCAGTGTCATCCAGCCTTTTCATTGTCCATAGCCTATTCTCACATGTTCTGTCATCAATAACTAAAAGCATTTGCAAGATATGTGGATGTCAATTTGATTGTTTAGCATCCAATGGAAGAAATACATCATAATATATATGCCTCCCGGCAATTTATTTACTTGCTCATAGTACATTTAAACAAAACCATACCTTCTCCAACATACTCAATAACAAATTCTCCTTTCTTTATTTCATCCTCAGCAACCAATCCATGACCACATTTCTCTGTCTGGAATAAAATAATTGTCTTTCAGGAACCAACAAAATGTGAAATCCTTTATTTAACTAGTCCTATTTGTAAGCAATGGGACTCTTACTCTCATCGAGAGGATGACACTACGAGTTAGGGCAATTTTCGTTTTATTTCTCATACACTACTCAAAATGGCATACCCTTAGAAGGATTGGgaacacatatttatagccctaagggcTGCACTACATACTACACTACACACTGCAGCACAAAGGTGTTATCCTCTAGATGCTAGAGCAGCACACaggtgttgtcctctagatgctagagTGCAGTCAAAAAGGCCATTGCTGCTGCTTTTGTCCTACAgcagtcaaaagactgctgctgctgctgctgcctgtTGCTGTTGTCCTACAGCAGTCAAGAGACCAATGTTGTCCTACAGCAGAAATGCTGGGCGGACTGTCTTCCACACCACAAAACAGAGATGTTGTCCTCCACACGAAGACCAcatgacttattccatcattctcccaCTAAGTCTTGTGCATCGTCTTATGGGAAAGTTGAGCCATCCCGGACCTGGAACAAAGCTCAAGGAACTTGATCCTCCCAAGGGACTTGGTGAGCAGGTCCGCAAGCTaatccttggtgttgatgtagtgcgccttgatgctcccttctgccaacCGGTCACGGATGAAGTGGTACCTCACCCGGTTGTGCTTGCTTCGTTAATGAAACACGGGGTTCTTAGCCAACGCCAGAGCGAACTGGTTGTCCACCCAGGGTTCCACCGCTCTAGcgtctctcccgaggagatcaccgagcaggCGAGCAAGCCAGAGCGGCTGAGTTGAAGCGGTGGAGGCCGTTATGTATTCGGCCTCGCAGCTagacatggccaccacctgctcCTTGACTGACCGCCAGCTGATGGGGCACTTGCCGAGaaagaagaggatcccgcttgtgctcttgctggTGTCGATGTCACCGGTGTGGTCGTTGTCGttgtacccgacaaggtgtgcctccccagaGCACCTCAGGTAGTATAGACCATGGTCGAGAGTCCCCACAACATAGCGAACGATCCTCTTCACAGCCTATTCGTGCTCCGTCGTCGGTTGCTGCAggaaccgactaacgtagccgacaGTGTATGCCAAGTCCGgtcgtgtgtggacgaggtagcgaaggctccccacaagacgtCGATATTGTGTAGCGTCCACCTCCGccgtcgtgctgtcgcgactcagcttcagccGCTCCTCCATCGGACTGAGACCTAGGTTGCAATTGGTGAGCCCGGCCAGCTAAACAATGCGCTTGGCGTAGGCcgtctggcgaagtgtgatcccagagtcaccctggtgcacctcaatccctaGATAGAAGGATAGATGCCCCAGGTCGCTCATCTCGAAGGTAGCCTTCATCTCTTCCTTAAACGCTaccacctctgcatccttggcgtCGGTGATtaccaagtcgtcgacgtagagggCAGAGCATTTCCCCCATTGacccgccgatagatggccgcctgATGCGGCCTTGGCATGAAGCCCATCCCCTTGAGCatggaatccagcttggcattccacgccctcaGTGCCTGTCGCAAGCCGTAGAGGGCCTTGCGCAGacgcaacaccttgccctccttgccagggatcgcaaaacctggcggctggtgtacgtagacctcctcctttaagtcgtCGTTAAGAAAGGCCGACTTGACGTCCATATGATGAACGTGCCAACCTTCCTGGGCTGCCAGCGTAAGGAGTCACACGGATTCCATCTGTGCCAAGGAGGCGAaagcatcgtcgaagtcgatcccctcaTGCTGTAAGAAACTGTGTGACACCAAGCGAGCCAATTGGATGACTCCTTCGATGATTTAAATAGATGCTTTGTACGCAGAATACAAGAATCAAATGTCAAAGAAGCTTTAAAGAGGACGGAAGGGGGCAAGGCGATGGGCCCGGATGGTATCCCGATAGAGGTGTGGAAATGCCTTGGGATATTGCTATCTGTGAGAGAGTTGGAAGCGTGTGTttgtatattgatgatgatagacAGCACATGTACAGGTATATATAGGGGAGGAAGGTGAGAGGTAAAAGGAAGCCTTCTACACCTAAGGAAAGATCTAGAGTACAATCAGATCCTCAATCATAGTGATTGAGTTCCTCAATCAGATCCTCAATCATAGTGATTGAGATCCTCCCCTAATCCTCTCTATCTATATCAGACAATACTTCCATATAGGGCGGCCGGCATATCTGTCAGGCGTCAGCCAGGATACAGTttctaacacccccccgcagtgTTAGCGTCCGTGGAGCGAACGGTAAGACTGGTCCGAAATTCAGTGAAGACTGCTGATGGTAAgcctttggtgaagatgtcggcgtacTGGGAAGTCGTCGGGACATGTACCACGCGAACAACACCGAGGGCGACCTTGTCACGGACGAAGTGAAGATCAATTTCCACATGCTTGGTGCGCTGATGCTGAACAGGATTGGAGGACATATAAACAGCACTGATGTTGTCACAATAGACCAATGAGGACTTGGGGAGAGGAACATGCAGTTCTGTCAACAACTGTCGTAACCAGGATACTTCAGCGACTGCATTGGCAACAGCgcggtactcggcttcggcactgGAGCGGGAGACCGTGTTCTGGCGCTTTGAAGACCATGAGACGAGGTTAGCACCGAGGAAAACAGCATAACCGGAAGTAGACCTCCTAGTGTCTGGACAGCCAACCCAATCAGCATCAGAGTAAACCACAAGTTCCATTTGCGGAGAGGAACTGAGGTGAAGGCCCATCTGAAGAGTGCCTCGGATATAGCGCAGGATACGCTTGAGAGCAGCCAAATGAGGTTCCCGAGGATCGTGCATGTGAAGACAGACTTGCTGAACAGCATACGCAATATCCGGACGGGTGAAGGTGAGGTACTGTAGTGCGCCGGCAAGACTGCGGAATTCCGTGGGATCGGAGACAGGGTCACCGTCGGCTGAAAGTTTGGGGTTGATATCAACAGGGGTTGTACAGGGTTTGCAGTTACTCATACCAGCTCGCTCAAGTATCTCAATCATATACTGGCGCTGAGAAAGAGTGATGCCAGAAGCAGATTGTTGAACATGCATGCCCAGGAAGTGATGAAGGGGGCCAAGATCCTTCAGTGAAAATTCCTGTTGGAGAGCAGTAATAGTCCGCCGGAGAAGATTCATGGACGAAGCAGTTAGCACAATGTCATCCACGTAAAGAAGAAGGTAAATCATATTTGTGCCCTTGTGGTAGACGAATAATGAAGTGTCAGACTTGGCCTCAACGAATCCAATTTGAATCAAGTGAGAAGCAAATCTACTGTACCAGGCACGAGGGGCCTGTTTGAGGCCataaagtgaccgattgagacggCACACATAATCAGGATGAGTGGAATCTTCAAAACCGGTGGGCTGAACACAGTAAACAGTTTCGGACGGGGTCCCCTGAAGAAAAGCATTGTTGACATCAAGTTGGTGAATCGGCCATCTGTGTGAGAGAGCCAGGGAAAGAACGGTCCGGACTGTAGCTGGCTTGACCACTGGACTGAAAGTTTCTGAAAAATCAATACCAGGTCGTTGAGTGAAACCCCGAAGAACCCATCTTGCCTTGTAGCGCTCAAGAGAACCATCAGCTTTGAACTTGTGTTTGAAAACCCACTTGCCAGTCACAACATTACAATTCGGCGGTCGAGGCAGAAGATCCCAAGTGTGATTACCAATAAGAGCAGAATATTCCTGTTCCATAGCGGAGCGCCAATTTGAATCAGTAAGTGCTGCGCGATATGTCCTCGGAATGGGGGACAGTGCGGCGGCTTCAAAAAGAGCAGGAAACCGAAGACCACTCTTGCCACGGGTTGTCATCCTGTGGTGGTTGACCACTGGATCGACAGGGACTGCACCAGCAGGAATAGGTGGTGCAGTGGCGGTCGTCGGAGAAGGTGCTGGAGCAGTAGCAGTGGGCGGGCGTCGAGAGTAGACCCGTCCGCAGAAACGATCAGCAGGAGCTGTCGTTCTATGGACGTCGGGCACGGTAGTAGACCCAGGCGGCAGTATTGTTGGTGCCGATGCGCCTGGGAGACCAGCCATCCGGGCAGGAGACTGGGACATCGGGGCAGGCCCAGCTGGCGCGGCAGGTGGCTAAAATGCCACCTCTGAGGAGACGAGGGGCACAGCCGGCGAAGGGGCCACcggtgggggtggtggtggcagaCGAGTACCTGAAAAAGAAGACACGGGCGACAGTCCAAAAGGAGCTGCAACCGGGTTAGTGTAATTGTCAAGGAAATCGAAGGCCGCTGGTGGGGGTGGATGGGAAGCCTCAGAAAAGGGAAACGAGGTTTCATCAaaaaccacatgacgggagatAATGGTGCGATTGGAGTGGCGATCAAAGCATAGGTAACCTTTGTGGTGGGGGGAATAGCCAAGGAAGACACAAAGAGTTGAGCGAGGGGATAATTTATGTGGAGTGGTGGCAGAAAGGTTGGGGTAGCATTTGCAGCCAAAaacgcgaaggtggtcataggatGGGTTGTGACCGAAGAGAGCAAAATGCGGTGTAGAAAGTGCGAGTGTTTTGGTGGGTAGGATGTTGAGGAGGTATGTTGCAGTCCCAAGAGCCGCAGCCCAAAAATTGGGGGGAACACTGGATTGAACGAGGAGGGTGCGGATGATATTGTTGATGGAACGGATGACACGTTCAGCCTTACCATTTTGAGCTGAAGTGTAGGGGCAAGACATGCGCAGATGGACTCCATGGGAGGAGAAAAAATTGCGGGCTTGAAGGTTGTCAAATTCGCGACCATTGTCGCACTGGATGCTCTGGATAGGGACACCAAACTGCGTACGAACGTAGGCAAAGAAATTGGTTAAGGTGGAAAGGGTGTCAGATTTGAGACGTAAAGGAAATGTCCATAAATAGTGAGAGCAGTCATCCAAAATAACAAGGTAATATTTGTGGCCAGACACACTGGTGATGGGTGATGTCCAGAGGTCACAGTGAATTAACTGAAAATTACAGGTGGCGCGGGAGGAAGAAATAGGAAATGGTAGACGGACATGTCGTCCGAGTTGACAAGCATGACAAGGATGAGTACTAGTATTTTTATTACAGGAAATTGCGGATGACTGCGCTAAATGTGATAATACGGCGTGACTGGGATGTCCAAGTCGTTGGTGTCATAGGGTAGATGCAAGAAGAGCAGAGGCCGGGAACCGCAGGGGGTATAGTGGACCAGAGCTGTTACATCTGAAGATCTCGCGCCGAGTGGGAAGATCCTTCACAGAGCAGCCAAAAGGATCAAATTCAACAGAGCAATTATTATCAGTGGTAAATTGACGGACAGAAATCAGATCCTTAATGAGCGAGGGGGAAACTAGAACATTATGAAGAGAAAGGTTATAGGGAAGACGAGTGGTGCCAGTGGAGGTAACAGGGATAAGATGGCCATTGCCAACGACAATATGAGTAGGAAGATGCTGGGAAGAGGGGGGATGAGATATTATACCAGCGTCAGATGTCATGTGACTGGAGGCACCAGTGTCAAAGTGCCACTCTTGTTGGGGTGGCTGCTGAAGAGTGACAGTTTGGAAGttggcagcgagggtgtgttgatCCCAGACGGGTGCAGGCGTAGAAGGATCGGCGTAGGCAGGGGGCGGCCCATATGCTGCAGCAGGGACAGCCCACTGACCAGGAGTGCCGGCGACGAAGGCATGTGGTGGTGGGGGCGAGGCAGCAGGCGGACGAGGAGTCGAAGGTGGACGTTGGCCAGGCCACATGTAGATGGCCCCCGTCCAAGGGTTGTAGTAGTTGTAGTTGGAGGAGGGTGCAGGGCCAATGATgccgctgctgctgttgctggagGTTCTACCACCGCGCTTGCCTCGCTTGCCGCGTTGTCCGGAGGAGGAGCCATGACCGGAACCGCCCCCGGAATGGTGGGAGGGCGGGCGCTGATGTGAAGGACGCCCAGCGGGAGCAGTGGGTGTAGATGACTTGGAGCTGCTGTTCTCGCCAGGTGGTGTAGTAACAGCAGCGAGAGCTGCTGCAGGAGCAGCATTGGTCATGGTGAGCTCCTCCAGAGTA contains these protein-coding regions:
- the LOC542662 gene encoding Histone-lysine N-methyltransferase ASHH3 → MVRMSSSSSASGVNLTEQIENVFDQLISKIEQADPDFDPRPFLKQLNVLGRYEPIKRNVYFTKRYIEDYGISCHCKPSPGSSVVCGRDCYCSMLFSCCSSQCECDIACTNKSFQHRPLTKTKLIKTEKCGHGLVAEDEIKKGEFVIEYVGEVIDDRTCENRLWTMKRLDDTDFYLCEVSSNMVIDATNKGNLSRFINHSCEPNTAMQKWTVDGETRVGIFALRDIKIGEELTYDYKFVQFGAAQVCHCGSSKCRKMLGTTKYSGSSQNHRTKKKKRKTSCENCIQQFLRLWHPRQKMYVGCWIVDFDQGTKMHTLQFIDHHTEKFDLKEEEWHFLEVDSDED
- the LOC542662 gene encoding histone-lysine N-methyltransferase ASHH3 isoform X1, translated to MVRMSSSSSASGVNLTEQIENVFDQLISKIEQADPDFDPRPFLKQLNVLGRYEPIKRNVYFTKRYIEDYGISCHCKPSPGSSVVCGRDCYCSMLFSCCSSQCECDIACTNKSFQHRPLTKTKLIKTEKCGHGLVAEDEIKKGEFVIEYVGEVIDDRTCENRLWTMKRLDDTDFYLCEVSSNMVIDATNKGNLSRFINHSCEPNTAMQKWTVDGETRVGIFALRDIKIGEELTYDYKFVQFGAAQVCHCGSSKCRKMLGTTKYSGSSQNHRTKKKKRKTSCENCIQQFLRLWHPRQKMYVGCWIVDFDQGTKMHTLQFIDHHTEKFDLKEEEWHFLEVLRCQRKMNKWMMLNEQGRL